In one window of Paracoccus saliphilus DNA:
- a CDS encoding RNA-binding protein, translating into MSRGGRDKTREQPERRCIVTGEVQPKLGLIRFVVGPDSLVVPDLAEKLPGRGIWIAADRAAIEKAAAKGLFSRAAKAQVKAPEDLVGMVETALARRVVELVSLARKSGKAVAGFEKVKGWLADGRARVLLQASDGSDRGKGKLWTPTGGRWFGCLTASELGLSFGRDHVIHGALAAGGLTDKVILEAGRLTGLRGHDGGNTAAGKE; encoded by the coding sequence GTGAGCCGAGGCGGGCGGGATAAAACGCGCGAGCAGCCCGAACGGCGCTGCATCGTCACCGGCGAGGTGCAGCCCAAGCTTGGGCTGATCCGCTTTGTCGTGGGACCGGATAGTCTGGTCGTGCCAGACTTGGCGGAAAAGCTGCCCGGTCGCGGCATCTGGATCGCCGCCGATCGTGCGGCCATCGAAAAGGCCGCAGCCAAAGGGCTGTTTTCGCGCGCCGCCAAGGCGCAGGTGAAAGCACCCGAGGATCTGGTTGGGATGGTCGAGACCGCCCTTGCACGGCGGGTCGTGGAACTGGTTTCGCTGGCCCGCAAGTCAGGCAAAGCGGTGGCGGGGTTTGAAAAGGTGAAGGGCTGGCTGGCCGATGGCAGGGCGCGTGTGCTGCTGCAGGCCAGCGATGGCTCGGACCGCGGGAAGGGCAAGCTGTGGACGCCAACGGGCGGACGCTGGTTCGGTTGCCTCACCGCCTCAGAATTGGGTTTGTCCTTCGGGCGCGATCATGTCATACACGGCGCGCTTGCGGCGGGTGGCCTGACGGACAAGGTGATCTTGGAAGCCGGCAGACTGACGGGTCTGCGCGGGCATGACGGCGGCAATACGGCCGCCGGGAAGGAATGA
- the nusA gene encoding transcription termination factor NusA, translating to MAITSANQLELLQTAEAVAREKMIEPELVIEAMEDSLARAAKSRYGAEMDIRVKIDRKTGNASFTRVRTVVEDDAVENYQAEVTVEQARPYLDDPKVGDVIVDEVPPVELGRIAAQSAKQVILQRVREAERDRQYEEFKDRAGTIINGVVKREEYGNIIVDVGRGEAILRRNEKIGRESYRPNDRIRAYVKDVRRETRGPQIFLSRTDPQFMAELFKMEVPEIYDHIIEIKAVARDPGSRAKIAVISYDNSIDPVGACVGMRGSRVQAVVGELQGEKIDIIPWNEDQATFLVNALQPAEVSKVVFDEDGGRIEVVVPDEQLSLAIGRRGQNVRLASQLTGLDIDIMTEEEESKRRQAEFNARTKLFMDALDLDEFFAQLLVAEGFTDLEEVAYVEQGELLTIDGVDEGTAEELQARARDVLEARNKAAMENARALGVEDSLVEFEGLTPQMIEALAKDGIKTLEDFATCADWELAGGWTTVDGQRVKDEGLLEPFDVSLEEAQNMVMTARVSLGWVDPAELEPAADPEEAETEAETDQEAGA from the coding sequence ATGGCGATCACCTCTGCCAACCAGCTGGAACTGCTGCAGACGGCCGAAGCCGTGGCACGCGAGAAGATGATCGAGCCTGAACTGGTCATCGAAGCGATGGAAGACAGCCTCGCCCGTGCCGCCAAGTCGCGCTACGGCGCCGAGATGGACATCCGGGTCAAGATCGACCGCAAGACCGGCAACGCGAGCTTTACCCGCGTCCGCACCGTGGTCGAGGATGACGCGGTCGAGAATTATCAGGCCGAAGTGACGGTCGAACAGGCCCGCCCCTATCTGGACGACCCAAAAGTCGGCGACGTGATCGTGGACGAAGTGCCGCCGGTCGAGCTGGGCCGGATTGCCGCGCAATCGGCTAAGCAGGTCATCCTGCAGCGCGTTCGCGAAGCCGAGCGTGACCGTCAATACGAAGAATTCAAGGATCGCGCGGGCACCATCATCAACGGTGTCGTCAAGCGCGAGGAATACGGCAATATCATCGTCGATGTCGGCCGTGGCGAGGCGATCCTGCGCCGCAACGAGAAGATCGGCCGCGAAAGCTATCGCCCGAACGACCGCATTCGCGCCTATGTCAAGGATGTCCGCCGCGAGACCCGCGGCCCGCAGATCTTCCTGTCGCGCACCGATCCGCAATTCATGGCGGAACTGTTCAAGATGGAAGTGCCCGAGATCTATGACCACATCATCGAGATCAAGGCCGTGGCACGCGACCCCGGCTCGCGCGCGAAAATCGCCGTGATCAGCTATGACAACTCGATCGATCCGGTCGGCGCCTGCGTCGGCATGCGCGGCAGCCGCGTTCAGGCGGTGGTCGGCGAATTGCAGGGCGAGAAGATCGACATCATCCCGTGGAACGAGGATCAGGCGACCTTCCTCGTGAACGCCCTGCAGCCCGCCGAGGTCAGCAAGGTCGTGTTCGACGAGGATGGCGGCCGTATCGAGGTTGTCGTACCCGATGAACAGCTTTCCCTCGCCATCGGCCGCCGCGGCCAGAATGTGCGTCTGGCCAGCCAGTTGACCGGGCTCGATATCGACATCATGACCGAGGAAGAGGAATCCAAGCGCCGGCAGGCCGAATTCAATGCCCGCACCAAGCTGTTCATGGATGCGCTGGACCTGGATGAATTCTTTGCCCAGCTTCTGGTCGCCGAAGGCTTCACCGATCTCGAAGAGGTCGCCTATGTCGAACAGGGTGAATTGCTGACCATCGACGGGGTGGATGAAGGCACCGCCGAGGAACTGCAGGCCCGCGCCCGCGATGTTCTGGAAGCCCGCAACAAGGCGGCGATGGAAAATGCCCGCGCGCTCGGTGTCGAGGACTCGCTGGTTGAATTCGAGGGTCTGACACCCCAGATGATCGAGGCGTTGGCGAAGGACGGCATCAAGACACTGGAAGACTTCGCTACCTGCGCCGATTGGGAATTGGCTGGCGGCTGGACCACCGTGGATGGCCAGCGCGTCAAGGATGAAGGCCTGCTGGAGCCCTTTGACGTCTCGCTGGAAGAAGCGCAGAATATGGTCATGACGGCGCGCGTCAGCCTTGGCTGGGTCGATCCGGCAGAACTGGAACCGGCGGCGGACCCGGAAGAAGCCGAGACCGAAGCCGAAACCGATCAGGAGGCCGGGGCCTGA
- the rimP gene encoding ribosome maturation factor RimP — protein MSNDLIAKTAIDRRLAEIITPVIEDLGFELVRVRLQGGKTSTLQIMADRPDGGINVDDCGDISVAVSATLDVEDPIEEAYHLEVSSPGIDRPLTRLKDFAAFESYEAKLETNQPIDGRKRWKGVLAGIEGDEVLLNIEEGGEVQTIGLNFDWLSDAKLVLTDDLIREMLRQKKEAGVEIDNLDEATFDAIETDEDNEPGANSADDARSK, from the coding sequence ATGTCCAACGATCTGATCGCCAAGACCGCCATCGACCGGCGCCTTGCCGAGATCATCACCCCGGTGATCGAGGATCTTGGCTTCGAGCTGGTGCGCGTGCGCCTGCAGGGCGGCAAGACCTCGACCCTGCAGATCATGGCCGACCGGCCCGATGGCGGCATTAACGTGGATGACTGCGGCGATATTTCCGTCGCCGTCAGCGCCACGCTGGATGTCGAGGACCCGATCGAGGAAGCCTATCACCTCGAGGTCTCCAGCCCCGGCATCGACCGCCCGCTGACCCGGCTCAAGGATTTCGCGGCTTTCGAAAGCTACGAGGCCAAGCTGGAAACCAATCAGCCCATCGACGGGCGCAAGCGCTGGAAAGGCGTGCTGGCGGGTATCGAGGGCGACGAGGTCCTTTTGAATATCGAAGAGGGCGGCGAAGTGCAGACCATCGGGCTGAACTTCGACTGGTTGTCGGATGCCAAGCTGGTCCTCACCGACGACCTGATCCGGGAAATGCTGCGTCAGAAGAAAGAGGCCGGTGTCGAGATCGACAATCTGGACGAGGCCACCTTCGACGCGATCGAAACCGACGAAGACAACGAACCGGGCGCGAACAGCGCCGATGACGCAAGGAGTAAGTGA